From Drosophila suzukii chromosome 2R, CBGP_Dsuzu_IsoJpt1.0, whole genome shotgun sequence, a single genomic window includes:
- the LOC108008436 gene encoding retinol-binding protein pinta: MSDAHSNSIRSLSPELAKKAHDELGEVPERIDEDIETLRTWISKQPHLNARQDAQFLIAFLRGCKYSLEKTKLKLDNFYAMRGAVPELYKNRIVGEKQLSILETGCLLRLPQPLTPDGPRIHISRYGQYDSKKYSIAEVIQVNTMFGEIQIREDDNAMISGFVEIIDMKGVGAGHIFQFDAVLVKKLAVLGDKAYPYRPKGFHFINAPASAEKLMSIAKSLMSEKIRKRFHIHSKLETLYQYVPKECLPAEYGGSNGTIQDVVSTWRTKLLDYKPFFEEEASYGTNEKLRRGQPVNAESLFGIEGSFRKLDID; this comes from the exons ATGTCGGACGCCCACTCGAATTCCATACGCAGCCTGAGCCCAGAGTTGGCCAAAAAGGCGCACGACGAGCTAGGGGAGGTGCCCGAGAGGATCGATGAGGACATCGAAACGCTGCGCACTTGGATCTCCAAGCAGCCGCATCTGAATGCTCGCCAGGATGCCCAGTTCCTGATCGCCTTTCTGCGGGGCTGCAAATACAGTTTGGAGAAGACCAAACTCAAGTTGGACAACTTCTACGCGATGAGGGGAGCGGTACCAGAGCTCTACAAGAATCGCATTGTGGGCGAGAAGCAGCTAAGCATTCTGGAAACAGG TTGCCTTCTTCGCTTGCCCCAGCCATTGACGCCAGATGGTCCGCGGATCCATATTTCCCGCTATGGACAGTACGATTCCAAGAAGTACTCCATTGCCGAGGTCATCCAGGTAAACACCATGTTCGGCGAGATTCAGATACGCGAGGATGACAATGCCATGATATCTGGATTTGTGGAGATCATCGACATGAAGGGCGTTGGGGCAGGTCACATATTCCAGTTTGATGCTGTTCTAGTGAAGAAACTAGCCGTTTTGGGCGATAAGGCTTATCCATACAGGCCCAAGGGTTTCCACTTTATCAATGCTCCCGCCAGTGCCGAGAAGTTAATGTCTATTGCCAAGAGTCTGATGAGTGAGAAGATACGGAAACGG TTCCACATACACTCCAAACTGGAAACCCTGTACCAATATGTGCCCAAGGAATGCCTACCAGCTGAATATGGTGGCAGTAATGGAACCATCCAAGATGTCGTCAGTACATGGAGGACAAAGCTCTTGGACTATAAACCCTTCTTCGAAGAGGAGGCTTCCTATGGCACAAATGAAAAGCTGAGGCGAGGACAACCCGTCAATGCCGAGTCCCTGTTTGGAATCGAGGGATCCTTCAGGAAACTCGATATCGACTAA
- the LOC108009146 gene encoding alpha-tocopherol transfer protein-like, whose protein sequence is MAKIRSLVPELAEVARLQLGEDPSAVATKIEALRTWINEQNYLEARTDDQFLVAFLRFCRWDVDDAKKRVLFYYTYKSKERELLKGRLVDDKLLELARSGIFATLPNPIGPGGPRIHYTRMGHIETSKHSVSDIFRFHAFRAEIEVNTDDNWNVSGVVEIIDFTKIPYSLLLQFDPGMFKRMNAFLEHGIPANLVATHIVNASRETQFVLGLVRNVMKQKELLHIHSNIESLNKAIGKEYLPAELGGENGSLADAMSRYETQLIGFSTYFKEDERYGVNEKLRAASEKDQDRSAPLVASVPNDGTFRKLNFD, encoded by the exons ATGGCCAAGATACGATCGCTGGTGCCGGAGCTGGCCGAGGTGGCTCGACTGCAACTGGGCGAAGACCCCTCCGCCGTAGCAACGAAGATCGAGGCCCTGCGGACCTGGATCAACGAACAGAACTACCTGGAGGCCCGGACGGACGACCAGTTCCTGGTGGCCTTCCTGCGATTCTGCCGCTGGGACGTGGACGACGCCAAGAAGAGGGTGCTCTTCTACTACACCTACAAGTCCAAGGAGCGCGAATTGCTCAAGGGTCGTCTTGTGGACGATAAGCTGCTGGAACTGGCTCGCTCAGG AATCTTCGCCACATTGCCCAACCCCATTGGCCCGGGGGGCCCCCGCATCCACTACACACGAATGGGCCACATCGAAACTTCCAAGCACAGCGTCAGCGACATTTTCCGCTTCCATGCCTTCCGAGCCGAGATCGAGGTCAACACCGATGACAACTGGAACGTGTCCGGCGTGGTGGAGATCATCGACTTTACCAAAATCCCCTACTCCCTGCTCTTGCAGTTCGATCCGGGGATGTTCAAGCGGATGAACGCCTTCCTAGAGCATGGTATTCCGGCGAATCTAGTGGCCACCCACATTGTCAATGCTTCCAGGGAGACGCAGTTTGTGCTGGGTCTAGTCCGAAATGTCATGAAACAAAAGGAGCTG CTGCACATCCACTCCAACATCGAGTCCCTGAACAAGGCCATCGGCAAGGAGTACCTGCCCGCTGAGTTGGGTGGCGAAAATGGCTCCCTGGCGGATGCCATGTCCCGGTACGAGACCCAGTTGATCGGCTTCTCCACGTACTTCAAGGAAGACGAGCGGTATGGCGTGAACGAGAAGTTGCGGGCGGCCAGCGAGAAGGATCAGGACAGGTCCGCTCCCTTGGTGGCCAGCGTGCCCAACGACGGAACCTTTCGGAAGCTGAACTTCGATTGA
- the GstT2 gene encoding glutathione S-transferase theta-1: MSTPIKFYYDLLSPISRALWLALKLGNSPIEYCPIALRKFEQLTDEYKKINRFQKVPAIVDGDFHLSETIAIIRYLADKGQFDEKLYPKSVEARARVDEFLEWQHLNIRLACSLYFRDAWLFPMNGIAPKPKTEQLQSLIDGVETNLGLLELLWLEKDFLVGQKLTMADILGSSEINQLRLCRFQVDGKKFPKVVKWLDRVREATNPYHDEGLKFINQKAKQATVAKL, from the exons ATGTCCACGCCAATTAAATTCTATTACGATTTGTTGTCCCCGATCTCCCGTGCACTGTGGTTAGCTTTAAAATTGGGCAATTCGCCCATTGAGTATTGCCCCATTGCCCTCCGTAAAT TTGAGCAATTGACCGACGAGTACAAGAAGATCAATAGGTTCCAGAAGGTGCCCGCTATAGTGGACGGCGACTTCCATTTATCAGAAACTATCGCCATCATACG TTATCTCGCAGACAAAGGTCAGTTCGACGAAAAGCTTTACCCCAAATCAGTGGAGGCTCGTGCTCGAGTGGATGAATTCCTGGAGTGGCAGCACTTGAATATCCGTCTAGCCTGTTCCTTGTACTTCCGAGATGCCTGGCTGTTTCCCATGAATGGAATAGCACCCAAACCCAAGACAGAACAGCTTCAATCGCTGATTGATGGAGTAGAAACCAACTTGGGTCTCCTAGAGCTTCTGTGGCTGGAAAAGGACTTTCTGGTGGGACAGAAACTGACAATGGCTGATATCCTCGGTTCTTCGGAAATCAATCAACTGA GGCTCTGCCGATTCCAAGTGGATGGGAAAAAgttcccgaaggtggtcaaaTGGCTGGATCGCGTCAGGGAAGCCACTAATCCTTACCATGACGAGGGACTAAAGTTCATTAACCAAAAGGCAAAGCAGGCAACTGTTGCAAAGTTGTAA
- the LOC108009148 gene encoding alpha-tocopherol transfer protein-like, with product MANLRPLSAELRRIAETELNEVEERLPADLQALRDWVAKQPHLRARTDDQFLVGFLRGCKFSLEKTKSKLDHFYTIKTLMPELFGRREVDEKTLTLCRTGTYVRLPKPWGPGGPRLQLTNYEKFEPKQFKLLDLFRYQTMISEQSIIDDDNSNVSGYVEIIDMAKLSVSFLAQLDFTLIKKMGIFAEKAQPTRLKGVHLFNCPKEGVALLNLAKSLMPSKLQQRFQVYKNLEKLNEVIPREYLPEEYGGTNGRIADIQAEAEKQLLSYKNYFAEESKYGVDEHLRPGKRVSADSLFGVEGSFRKLDID from the exons ATGGCCAATCTGCGTCCCCTGAGCGCCGAACTTCGTCGCATTGCCGAAACGGAGCTAAACGAGGTGGAGGAGCGGCTGCCCGCCGATCTGCAGGCTCTGCGGGATTGGGTGGCCAAGCAGCCGCATCTGAGGGCCCGTACGGATGACCAGTTTCTGGTCGGCTTCCTGCGGGGCTGCAAGTTCAGCTTGGAGAAGACCAAGTCCAAGTTGGATCACTTCTACACCATCAAAACCCTAATGCCAGAGCTCTTTGGCCGTCGGGAGGTGGACGAAAAGACCCTAACTTTGTGTCGAACGGG AACCTATGTTCGGCTGCCTAAGCCCTGGGGACCCGGTGGCCCCCGTCTGCAGCTCACAAACTATGAGAAGTTCGAGCCCAAGCAATTCAAGTTACTGGATCTCTTCCGCTACCAAACTATGATATCAGAACAATCAATCATTGATGATGACAACAGCAATGTTAGTGGTTACGTCGAGATCATCGACATGGCCAAACTGAGTGTTAGTTTCCTAGCCCAACTGGATTTTACGCTTATCAAAAAGATGGGTATATTCGCGGAGAAGGCACAACCTACTCGCCTAAAGGGAGTACACCTATTCAACTGTCCCAAGGAGGGAGTTGCTCTACTGAATCTGGCCAAAAGCCTTATGCCCAGCAAGCTTCAACAACGG TTTCAAGTGTACAAGAATCTGGAGAAATTAAACGAGGTGATACCGCGAGAATATCTTCCAGAGGAATATGGCGGCACTAATGGACGTATAGCCGATATCCAGGCGGAGGCTGAGAAGCAATTGCTGTCCTACAAGAACTATTTTGCAGAGGAGTCAAAGTACGGAGTGGATGAGCATCTGCGGCCTGGCAAGCGGGTTAGTGCCGATTCCCTTTTCGGCGTTGAGGGATCCTTCCGCAAACTCGACATCGATTAA
- the GstT1 gene encoding glutathione S-transferase theta-3, producing MSKAIKYYYDFLSQPSRALWIGMKMSKTPFEDCPVALRKQEQLTDEYRNINRFQKVPAIVDCKFQLGESVSIVRYLSDKGVFSEQLYPKSLEDRARVDEFLEWQHFNVRLVCSLFFRQVWLLPAKGLAPAPKPEAVKKLIKDVEGNLGLLERVWLEKDFLVGNKLTVADIFGASEINQMKLCQYNVNEKQFPKIAKWLERVREATNPYHDEAHSFLYKVSKQAASAKI from the exons ATGTCAAAGGCAATCAAGTACTATTATGATTTCCTGTCGCAGCCATCACGCGCCCTTTGGATTGGAATGAAAATGAGCAAGACCCCTTTTGAAGACTGCCCGGTTGCCCTGCGAAAGC AAGAGCAGTTAACCGACGAGTACCGGAACATCAATAGGTTCCAAAAGGTTCCGGCCATCGTGGATTGTAAATTCCAGTTGGGCGAGAGTGTCTCCATAGTGCG TTACCTCTCGGACAAAGGTGTCTTCAGCGAGCAGCTGTATCCCAAGTCCTTGGAGGATCGTGCCCGTGTTGATGAGTTCCTGGAGTGGCAGCACTTCAATGTTCGCCTGGTCTGCTCCCTGTTCTTCCGTCAAGTTTGGCTTCTTCCGGCAAAGGGACTGGCTCCGGCCCCAAAACCCGAGGCTGTAAAGAAGCTTATAAAGGACGTGGAGGGCAATTTGGGTCTCCTGGAACGCGTCTGGCTAGAGAAGGACTTCCTAGTTGGTAATAAACTCACAGTGGCGGATATCTTTGGAGCTTCGGAAATCAATCAAATGA AGCTCTGCCAATACAATGTAAATGAGAAGCAATTCCCCAAGATAGCCAAGTGGCTGGAACGCGTGCGAGAGGCCACCAATCCCTACCACGACGAGGCCCATAGTTTTCTGTACAAGGTCTCCAAGCAGGCAGCCAGTgctaaaatttaa